The proteins below are encoded in one region of Juglans microcarpa x Juglans regia isolate MS1-56 chromosome 4D, Jm3101_v1.0, whole genome shotgun sequence:
- the LOC121261706 gene encoding S-adenosyl-L-methionine:benzoic acid/salicylic acid carboxyl methyltransferase 3-like, with protein sequence MEVVDQVPLMNGGTGDTSYASNSLCQKKGISMTKPITDDAITNLYSSISPKSLVIADLGCSSVPNSLFVISELIKVVDELRQKLGHPSLEYQVLLNDLPGNDFNTIFKSLPSFQKKMSNQLGVGVCPIFISGVPGSFYGRLFPSKSLHFAHSSYSLHWLSQVPEQLENNEGNICVACTSPPIVLRAYHAQFQKDFSMFLRCRAEELVVGGRMVLSFLGRRSEDPSSKECCYIWELLALALNDLVSKGLIEEETMNSFNIPQYSPSLSEVKSEVLKEGSFSIDHLETFEVNWIARDSKLMMNSPDAFFDDGYNVAKCIRATVEPLLISHFGDAIIEEVFCRYREILSNCLSKETNNFISIIISVTKNG encoded by the exons ATGGAAGTTGTTGATCAAGTGCCCCTCATGAATGGAGGAACGGGAGACACAAGCTACGCAAGTAACTCCCTATGTCAG AAAAAAGGGATATCTATGACCAAGCCTATCACAGATGATGCTATAACCAATCTCTATTCCAGCATCTCGCCAAAGAGTCTAGTCATCGCAGACTTGGGTTGTTCTTCTGTACCAAACTCTTTGTTTGTGATTTCTGAACTTATCAAGGTCGTGGATGAGCTTCGACAAAAGCTAGGACATCCATCACTTGAATATCAAGTACTCTTGAACGACCTTCCTGGGAATGATTTTAATACCATTTTCAAGTCATTGCCAAGCTTccagaaaaaaatgagtaatcaACTGGGTGTTGGAGTTTGTCCTATTTTTATTTCAGGAGTACCCGGTTCTTTCTATGGCAGACTTTTCCCGAGCAAGAGTCTGCATTTTGCCCATTCTTCTTATAGCCTCCACTGGTTATCTCAG GTTCCTGAGCAATTGGAGAATAACGAAGGGAACATTTGCGTGGCATGTACAAGCCCGCCAATTGTACTTAGGGCCTACCACGCGCAATTTCAAAAAGATTTTTCAATGTTTTTAAGGTGTCGCGCAGAGGAATTGGTGGTTGGAGGGCGAATGGTCTTATCGTTTCTGGGCAGAAGAAGTGAAGATCCCTCCAGCAAAGAGTGTTGTTATATTTGGGAACTTTTGGCTTTGGCACTCAATGACTTGGTCTCCAAA GGACTCATTGAAGAAGAAACAATGAATTCCTTCAATATTCCTCAATACTCACCATCCCTATCAGAAGTGAAATCTGAAGTTTTAAAAGAAGGATCTTTCTCCATTGATCATCTTGAGACTTTTGAAGTGAATTGGATTGCACGTGATAGCAAACTCATGATGAACTCGCCCGATGCGTTTTTTGATGATGGATACAATGTTGCAAAGTGCATTAGAGCTACCGTTGAGCCTTTGCTTATTAGTCATTTTGGAGATGCAATTATTGAGGAGGTTTTCTGCAGATACAGAGAAATTCTTTCTAATTGCCTTTCTAAAGAGACCAATAACTTTATCAGTATCATCATTTCTGTAACAAAAAACGGATGA